The Chrysemys picta bellii isolate R12L10 chromosome 12, ASM1138683v2, whole genome shotgun sequence genome has a segment encoding these proteins:
- the MILR1 gene encoding allergin-1 isoform X2, with protein MLKLVIIPFFLLSCFQSTQESQKSNEKDSEQLSNPEFGSLQKSLEVEIGQNVTLSCQSTNGSLPINYTFFRGSQNLWPIIPKKDRNAALFNLTISSASDVGEYKCKVENRISNSSKYSKSLNFTLLDPVSKPVLSTTTPQVKIGQNVTLSCHSENGSSPINYIFFKGKKSMSSRISMPGKAAAELNVTINSLTDLANYKCKAENNIPNNTKYSNSLNFTLAGENGVSYPLRIFLVLLFLLVVTATALLVPFLILPWCKARKLKSAGSSTGFVSTDKATGSENYVTYTEIEYAKSEELEYANIRIRKEEEDGKVNMKADTTVVYSEVIIRDGTQQAEPLHSPA; from the exons ATGCTTAAACTCGTGATCATTCCATTCTTCCTCCTATCCTGCT TTCAATCCACTCAGGAGAGTCAAAAATCCAATGAGAAAGATAGCG AGCAACTGTCTAACCCTGAGTTTGGATCTCTCCAAAAGAGCTTGGAAGTAGAAATTGGCCAGAATGTGACCCTGTCCTGTCAATCCACCAATGGCTCTCTTCCTATCAACTATACATTTTTTAGAGGAAGTCAGAATCTGTGGCCGATTATACCGAAGAAAGACAGGAATGCAGCTCTGTTTAACCTAACTATCAGTTCTGCCAGCGACGTGGGGGAATATAAATGCAAAGTTGAAAACAGAATCTCCAACAGTTCAAAATACAGCAAGAGTCTCAACTTTACGTTACTAG ATCCAGTGTCCAAACCAGTGCTGAGCACGACTACTCCCCAAGTGAAGATAGGCCAGAACGTGACACTGTCTTGTCACTCAGAAAATGGCTCTTCTCCCATCaactacatattttttaaaggaaagaagTCTATGTCATCCAGAATATCTATGCCAGGGAAGGCAGCAGCTGAGTTAAATGTAACTATCAATTCTCTCACTGACTTGGCCAACTATAAATGCAAAGCTGAAAATAATATCCCCAATAATACAAAATATAGCAACAGTCTCAACTTTACACTAGCAG GAGAGAATGGCGTTTCCTATCCCCTCCGCATTTTTCTTGTGCTGCTGTTTCTGCTGGTGGTGACAGCAACTGCCCTACTGGTTCCATTTCTGATCCTGCCTTGGTGTAAAGcaa GAAAACTGAAGTCAGCTGGCTCCTCAACTGGTTTTGTTTCAACGGACAAAGCAACAGGGTCTGAAAACTACGTGACATACACTGAGATTG AGTATGCTAAATCTGAAGAACTGGAGTATGCCAACATACGGATTAGaaaagaggaggaagatgggaaAG TGAACATGAAGGCAGATACTACAGTTGTCTACTCTGAAGTCATCATAAGAGATGGAACGCAACAAG CTGAACCACTCCATTCTCCAGCGTAG
- the MILR1 gene encoding allergin-1 isoform X1: MALEKRPLLVLGLAQNQNHTVQSTQESQKSNEKDSEQLSNPEFGSLQKSLEVEIGQNVTLSCQSTNGSLPINYTFFRGSQNLWPIIPKKDRNAALFNLTISSASDVGEYKCKVENRISNSSKYSKSLNFTLLDPVSKPVLSTTTPQVKIGQNVTLSCHSENGSSPINYIFFKGKKSMSSRISMPGKAAAELNVTINSLTDLANYKCKAENNIPNNTKYSNSLNFTLAGENGVSYPLRIFLVLLFLLVVTATALLVPFLILPWCKARKLKSAGSSTGFVSTDKATGSENYVTYTEIEYAKSEELEYANIRIRKEEEDGKVNMKADTTVVYSEVIIRDGTQQAEPLHSPA, from the exons TTCAATCCACTCAGGAGAGTCAAAAATCCAATGAGAAAGATAGCG AGCAACTGTCTAACCCTGAGTTTGGATCTCTCCAAAAGAGCTTGGAAGTAGAAATTGGCCAGAATGTGACCCTGTCCTGTCAATCCACCAATGGCTCTCTTCCTATCAACTATACATTTTTTAGAGGAAGTCAGAATCTGTGGCCGATTATACCGAAGAAAGACAGGAATGCAGCTCTGTTTAACCTAACTATCAGTTCTGCCAGCGACGTGGGGGAATATAAATGCAAAGTTGAAAACAGAATCTCCAACAGTTCAAAATACAGCAAGAGTCTCAACTTTACGTTACTAG ATCCAGTGTCCAAACCAGTGCTGAGCACGACTACTCCCCAAGTGAAGATAGGCCAGAACGTGACACTGTCTTGTCACTCAGAAAATGGCTCTTCTCCCATCaactacatattttttaaaggaaagaagTCTATGTCATCCAGAATATCTATGCCAGGGAAGGCAGCAGCTGAGTTAAATGTAACTATCAATTCTCTCACTGACTTGGCCAACTATAAATGCAAAGCTGAAAATAATATCCCCAATAATACAAAATATAGCAACAGTCTCAACTTTACACTAGCAG GAGAGAATGGCGTTTCCTATCCCCTCCGCATTTTTCTTGTGCTGCTGTTTCTGCTGGTGGTGACAGCAACTGCCCTACTGGTTCCATTTCTGATCCTGCCTTGGTGTAAAGcaa GAAAACTGAAGTCAGCTGGCTCCTCAACTGGTTTTGTTTCAACGGACAAAGCAACAGGGTCTGAAAACTACGTGACATACACTGAGATTG AGTATGCTAAATCTGAAGAACTGGAGTATGCCAACATACGGATTAGaaaagaggaggaagatgggaaAG TGAACATGAAGGCAGATACTACAGTTGTCTACTCTGAAGTCATCATAAGAGATGGAACGCAACAAG CTGAACCACTCCATTCTCCAGCGTAG
- the POLG2 gene encoding DNA polymerase subunit gamma-2 isoform X2 has protein sequence MVLSGCSRVRLWGRARVGVLDPNHPLKGRHPGPDVGASKIQLRHKLGVPGVQVGVPRPVVGVPGVQMRSLRFALGPLFAQLRPYMGGPCNSAEGQHWEGSEVLLDVCQRRHFLRGDQQQTLTWDSYLRGCHPGLGPLGMELRKNLAAQWWASVVVSREQVFAVDSLLHRAPGAGMLPAGEAFRLIQVGKLREIFQNKELNKEQITAALEKVLGMSGVLREDLLHGALQQYINCLELVNKRLPCGLAQVGVCFHPVPDIEPQNDNIARIGERTMSSLVWFSSARTAGQWLDYWLRQRLQWWRKFAIGPSNFSSSDFQDKEGRKGNNLYYSFPWGKEPIETLQSLGDNELLQMYPGNKSKLHGRDGRKNVIPHVLSVSGNLDQGVLAYLCDSLQLTESSLTRKKTLQRKVLKLHPCLTPIKVALDVGRGPTMELRQVCQGLFNELIEKGISVWPGYLETMHTPLEQLYAKYDEMSVLFTILISDATLENGVVQLRSRDTTMKEMMHISRLKDFLTKYITAAKNV, from the exons ATGGTGCTGAGCGGTTGCTCGAGGGTCAGGCTTTGGGGCAGGGCTCGGGTTGGGGTCCTGGaccccaaccatcccctgaaggGGAGGCATCCGGGGCCTGACGTGGGCGCCTCCAAGATCCAATTGAGGCACAAGTTGGGGGTccctggggtgcaggtgggggtccCCAGGCCTGTGGTGGGGGTccctggggtgcag ATGCGGTCCCTCAGGTTTGCGCTGGGGCCCCTGTTTGCCCAATTGCGGCCCTATATGGGGGGGCCCTGCAACAGTGCAGAGGGGCAGCATTGGGAGGGCAGTGAGGTGCTGCTGGATGTGTGCCAAAGGAGGCACTTTCTAAGAGGggaccagcagcagacactcacgTGGGACTCTTACCTGAGGGGCTGCCACCCAGGCCTTGGGCCCCTGGGGATGGAGCTGAGGAAGAACTTGGCAGCCCAGTGGTGGGCCTCGGTGGTGGTTTCCAGGGAGCAGGTGTTTGCAGTGGATTCTTTGCTACATCGTGCTCCAGGAGCTGGCATGCTGCCTGCAGGGGAGGCTTTCAGGCTGATACAGGTTGGAAAGCTGCGTGAAATCTTCCAGAATAAAGAATTAAACAAAGAGCAGATAACTGCAGCTCTGGAAAAGGTGCTAGGGATGTCTGGGGTGCTGCGAGAGGACCTTCTTCATG GTGCTCTACAGCAATATATTAATTGTCTAGAATTGGTAAACAAGAGGCTGCCATGTGGACTTGCTCAGGTTGGAGTATGTTTTCATCCTGTTCCGGACATTGAGCCTCAAAATGACAACATCGCAAG AATAGGCGAAAGGACAATGTCTTCCCTTGTATGGTTTAGCTCCGCCAGAACTGCAGGACAGTGGCTTGATTACTGGTTACGCCAGCGGCTCCAGTGGTGGAGAAAG TTTGCGATAGGCCCATCCAACTTCAGCAGCAGCGACTTTCAAGATAAAGagggaagaaaaggaaataatttgtACTACAGCTTTCCTTGGGGAAAGGAACCAATAGAAACGTTGCAGAGTCTAGGAGATAATGAACTGTTACAAATGTATCCAGGGAATAAATCAAAATTACAT GGCCGGGATGGAAGGAAGAATGTTATTCCTCATGTGCTGTCTGTGAGTGGCAATTTGGACCAAGGAGTGCTAGCATATCTTTGTGATTCTCTGCAACTCACAGAGAGCTCTCTAACAAGAAAGAAAACTCTTCAAAGAAAG GTACTTAAGCTTCACCCTTGTTTAACACCAATAAAAGTTGCTTTGGACGTGGGAAGAGGCCCAACAATGGAGCTGAGACAG GTGTGTCAGGGGCTGTTCAACGAATTGATAGAGAAAGGAATCTCTGTGTGGCCTGGGTATCTTGAAACCATGCACACACCCCTGGAGCAACTCtatgcaaa GTATGATGAGATGAGTGTCCTCTTCACAATCTTGATCAGTGATGCTACGCTGGAGAATGGAGTGGTTCAGCTGAGAAGCAGAGACACAACCATGAAAGAAATGATGCACATCTCTCGATTGAAGGACTTTTTAACTAAGTACATTACAGCAGCTAAAAATGTATAA
- the POLG2 gene encoding DNA polymerase subunit gamma-2 isoform X1, which produces MVLSGCSRVRLWGRARVGVLDPNHPLKGRHPGPDVGASKIQLRHKLGVPGVQVGVPRPVVGVPGVQVGVPRPAVGVPGVQMRSLRFALGPLFAQLRPYMGGPCNSAEGQHWEGSEVLLDVCQRRHFLRGDQQQTLTWDSYLRGCHPGLGPLGMELRKNLAAQWWASVVVSREQVFAVDSLLHRAPGAGMLPAGEAFRLIQVGKLREIFQNKELNKEQITAALEKVLGMSGVLREDLLHGALQQYINCLELVNKRLPCGLAQVGVCFHPVPDIEPQNDNIARIGERTMSSLVWFSSARTAGQWLDYWLRQRLQWWRKFAIGPSNFSSSDFQDKEGRKGNNLYYSFPWGKEPIETLQSLGDNELLQMYPGNKSKLHGRDGRKNVIPHVLSVSGNLDQGVLAYLCDSLQLTESSLTRKKTLQRKVLKLHPCLTPIKVALDVGRGPTMELRQVCQGLFNELIEKGISVWPGYLETMHTPLEQLYAKYDEMSVLFTILISDATLENGVVQLRSRDTTMKEMMHISRLKDFLTKYITAAKNV; this is translated from the exons ATGGTGCTGAGCGGTTGCTCGAGGGTCAGGCTTTGGGGCAGGGCTCGGGTTGGGGTCCTGGaccccaaccatcccctgaaggGGAGGCATCCGGGGCCTGACGTGGGCGCCTCCAAGATCCAATTGAGGCACAAGTTGGGGGTccctggggtgcaggtgggggtccCCAGGCCTGTGGTGGGGGTccctggggtgcaggtgggggtccCCAGGCCTGCGGTGGGGGTCCCTGGGGTGCAGATGCGGTCCCTCAGGTTTGCGCTGGGGCCCCTGTTTGCCCAATTGCGGCCCTATATGGGGGGGCCCTGCAACAGTGCAGAGGGGCAGCATTGGGAGGGCAGTGAGGTGCTGCTGGATGTGTGCCAAAGGAGGCACTTTCTAAGAGGggaccagcagcagacactcacgTGGGACTCTTACCTGAGGGGCTGCCACCCAGGCCTTGGGCCCCTGGGGATGGAGCTGAGGAAGAACTTGGCAGCCCAGTGGTGGGCCTCGGTGGTGGTTTCCAGGGAGCAGGTGTTTGCAGTGGATTCTTTGCTACATCGTGCTCCAGGAGCTGGCATGCTGCCTGCAGGGGAGGCTTTCAGGCTGATACAGGTTGGAAAGCTGCGTGAAATCTTCCAGAATAAAGAATTAAACAAAGAGCAGATAACTGCAGCTCTGGAAAAGGTGCTAGGGATGTCTGGGGTGCTGCGAGAGGACCTTCTTCATG GTGCTCTACAGCAATATATTAATTGTCTAGAATTGGTAAACAAGAGGCTGCCATGTGGACTTGCTCAGGTTGGAGTATGTTTTCATCCTGTTCCGGACATTGAGCCTCAAAATGACAACATCGCAAG AATAGGCGAAAGGACAATGTCTTCCCTTGTATGGTTTAGCTCCGCCAGAACTGCAGGACAGTGGCTTGATTACTGGTTACGCCAGCGGCTCCAGTGGTGGAGAAAG TTTGCGATAGGCCCATCCAACTTCAGCAGCAGCGACTTTCAAGATAAAGagggaagaaaaggaaataatttgtACTACAGCTTTCCTTGGGGAAAGGAACCAATAGAAACGTTGCAGAGTCTAGGAGATAATGAACTGTTACAAATGTATCCAGGGAATAAATCAAAATTACAT GGCCGGGATGGAAGGAAGAATGTTATTCCTCATGTGCTGTCTGTGAGTGGCAATTTGGACCAAGGAGTGCTAGCATATCTTTGTGATTCTCTGCAACTCACAGAGAGCTCTCTAACAAGAAAGAAAACTCTTCAAAGAAAG GTACTTAAGCTTCACCCTTGTTTAACACCAATAAAAGTTGCTTTGGACGTGGGAAGAGGCCCAACAATGGAGCTGAGACAG GTGTGTCAGGGGCTGTTCAACGAATTGATAGAGAAAGGAATCTCTGTGTGGCCTGGGTATCTTGAAACCATGCACACACCCCTGGAGCAACTCtatgcaaa GTATGATGAGATGAGTGTCCTCTTCACAATCTTGATCAGTGATGCTACGCTGGAGAATGGAGTGGTTCAGCTGAGAAGCAGAGACACAACCATGAAAGAAATGATGCACATCTCTCGATTGAAGGACTTTTTAACTAAGTACATTACAGCAGCTAAAAATGTATAA